In one Arachis duranensis cultivar V14167 chromosome 9, aradu.V14167.gnm2.J7QH, whole genome shotgun sequence genomic region, the following are encoded:
- the LOC107467198 gene encoding uncharacterized protein LOC107467198 produces the protein MADRENPQLSQDDLLARIAELQAEVRRIAEPSTQNNGESSKGSAQGTTDPLNITPPKDKLTLDNPFSEEITNYQMPKNFTLPTALEPYKGFGDPRAHVKKFQSMMFFNGPNNEPVLYRAFPTYLDGAALLWFSKLSAGSISSFEDLARSFIDYFAASRIYVHGSDYLGTIKQGQHESLKDYMTRFADATMKIQDLDPAVHLHALKAGLRPGKFRETIAITKPKTLEEFRERAAGQMEIEELREAQKSDKPPHRRDEERTFRSPSRRDTKRPSKLTPKYNTYPRFNTKRENIIREILNAKIIKPPARAGSYQDQRFVDRTKHCAFHQKFGHTTDDCIVAKDLLERLACQGLLDKYVESRKSRKGNSDREENEQATADNNKKEWTTPDPPRGVISHISRGFVGGGETSSARKRSYRAMLAIEGTIQPKKDKDPDVTISFNQADFKSASPNLDDPVVISIQVGELLVRKTLLDPGSSTDVLFYSTFIKMKLSEKLIQPSSGELIGFSGERVPIMGHVWLKTTMGEIPMSKSIDIQYLIVDCYSPYNIIIGRPALNIFRAVVSTLHLCVKFPVQENKIATVYADHQEARQCYNASLKLIRTKQEARTQVQAIHTFADTATLADLDPREDLGKRPRPMDNLKQITLTANEKQCTYIGEALEGEDRTRLIHILRQNADLFAWTPDDMPGINPEVICHKLAIDKTVRPIAQKKGTSEKRKGKQHLKRPRSSSTQVSSERFASPHGCPTW, from the coding sequence ATGGCTGACAGGGAGAATCCACAACTCTCACAGGATGACCTCCTGGCTCGAATCGCCGAGCTTCAGGCAGAAGTACGAAGGATAGCCGAGCCATCAACCCAGAACAATGGAGAAAGCTCCAAAGGCTCGGCCCAAGGTACCACAGATCCTTTAAACATCACCCCGCCAAAAGATAAGCTCACCCTCGACAACCCCTTCTCTGAGGAGATCACAAACTACCAAATGCCAAAAAACTTTACACTGCCTACTGCACTAGAACCATATAAGGGGTTCGGAGACCCCCGAGCCCATGTGAAGAAGTTTCAATCAATGATGTTCTTCAATGGTCCTAACAATGAGCCTGTCCTCTACCGAGCATTCCCCACATACCTTGATGGTGCTGCATTGCTCTGGTTTTCTAAACTTTCTGCAGGTTCAATTTCCTCCTTTGAAGACCTAGCCAGGTCATTCATTGATTATTTTGCTGCATCAAGGATATACGTACATGGATCAGATTACCTCGGCACCATCAAACAAGGCCAGCACGAGAGTTTGAAAGACTACATGACCAGATTCGCGGATGCCACTATGAAGATCCAGGACTTGGACCCGGCCGTCCACCTACATGCTCTAAAAGCCGGCCTCAGGCCTGGCAAATTCCGGGAAACCATTGCTATAACAAAGCCTAAGACGCTAGAAGAATTCCGGGAAAGGGCGGCAGGTCAAATGGAGATCGAAGAACTCCGCGAGGCCCAAAAGTCGGACAAACCACCACATCGGCGAGATGAGGAAAGAACTTTCAGATCACCAAGTCGTAGAGACACTAAGAGGCCTTCCAAGCTCACACCAAAATACAACACATACCCTAGATTCAATACCAAGAGAGAAAACATCATCAGAGAGATCCTCAATGCCAAAATCATAAAACCACCAGCTCGAGCAGGGAGTTACCAGGACCAAAGGTTCGTTGATAGGACGAAACATTGTGCCTTCCACCAGAAGTTCGGCCACACCACGGACGACTGCATCGTCGCAAAGGACCTCCTAGAAAGGCTGGCATGCCAAGGACTCTTGGACAAATATGTCGAGAGCCGGAAGAGCAGAAAAGGAAATTCGGACAGGGAAGAGAACGAACAAGCAACGGCGgacaacaacaaaaaagaatGGACAACTCCTGATCCACCAAGGGGAGTCATTAGCCACATATCACGAGGATTCGTGGGCGGAGGTGAAACAAGCTCGGCTAGAAAGCGAAGCTACAGGGCAATGCTAGCAATCGAAGGAACCATACAGCCAAAGAAAGACAAAGACCCAGACGTCACAATATCCTTCAACCAAGCAGACTTCAAATCGGCAAGCCCTAACCTTGACGACCCCGTGGTAATTTCCATCCAGGTCGGAGAACTGTTGGTAAGAAAAACATTGCTGGACCCAGGTAGTAGTActgatgttttattttattctacgTTTATAAAGATGAAATTATCAGAAAAATTGATACAGCCCTCATCGGGAGAGCTAATTGGGTTCTCCGGGGAGAGAGTCCCCATCATGGGACACGTATGGCTAAAAACCACAATGGGAGAAATCCCTATGTCAAAATCAATTGATATTCAATACCTAATAGTAGACTGTTACAGCCCTTACAATATTATAATTGGAAGACCCGCCCTGAATATATTCAGAGCAGTGGTGTCCACATTAcatctgtgtgttaagtttcCAGTGCAGGAAAACAAGATAGCTACAGTATACGCCGACCATCAAGAAGCTCGGCAGTGCTACAATGCTAGCCTAAAGCTAATCCGAACAAAACAAGAAGCTCGGACTCAGGTTCAAGCAATCCACACTTTTGCAGACACAGCGACGCTGGCCGACCTCGACCCAAGGGAAGACCTCGGCAAAAGACCTCGGCCAATGGACAACCTTAAACAAATAACGCTAACAGCAAATGAGAAACAATGCACATACATTGGAGAAGCATTAGAAGGGGAAGACCGAACAAGACTTATACACATACTACGCCAGAACGCCGACCTATTTGCATGGACACCAGATGACATGCCCGGAATAAATCCAGAGGTCATCTGCCACAAGTTAGCAATCGACAAAACAGTCCGACCAATAGCACAGAAAAAAGGAACCTCGGAGAAGAGAAAAGGCAAGCAGCACTTGAAGAGACCAAGAAGCTCCTCAACGCAGGTTTCATCAGAGAGATTCGCTTCACCACATGGTTGTCCAACATGGTAA